One genomic window of Paraburkholderia phytofirmans PsJN includes the following:
- a CDS encoding LysR family transcriptional regulator produces MNDSADIRFLLTLRESGSLVAAARKLGLSPSAVTQRLQQLEKKLSAQLVNRTARRLQFTEEGTLLCERGADLVQQFDTLFEDLQMRRGGLVGTLKINAPLGFGRRHLAPVIADFQQRNPDIDVALTLSDKPLTETMDRFDIVVHIGELPVSNLIGYTIAPNSRFVCAAPALIRRIGTPDSPEELSKLPCIVLRENNEDVSLWQFSKGRTRRSVRVSAHLSCNDGDVIRQWACEGRGVILRSEWDVAEDIAKGKLVRLLPGWKAPDADVMALTHQRAGLPARTRHFMQYLQSRFRPQPPWRR; encoded by the coding sequence ATGAACGATTCGGCCGATATCCGTTTCCTGCTGACGCTGCGCGAAAGCGGCAGCCTCGTCGCCGCGGCGCGCAAGCTGGGCTTGTCGCCCTCGGCGGTTACGCAGCGCCTTCAGCAACTGGAAAAGAAGCTGAGCGCGCAACTGGTGAACCGCACGGCACGCCGCCTGCAATTCACGGAAGAAGGCACGCTGCTGTGCGAACGGGGCGCCGACCTCGTCCAGCAGTTCGACACGCTGTTCGAAGACCTGCAGATGCGCCGCGGCGGACTCGTCGGCACGCTGAAAATTAATGCGCCGCTGGGCTTCGGGCGGCGGCATCTCGCACCCGTGATTGCGGACTTCCAGCAGCGCAACCCCGATATCGACGTCGCCCTTACGCTCTCCGACAAACCGCTGACCGAGACCATGGATCGCTTCGATATCGTCGTGCATATCGGCGAGTTGCCGGTGTCGAATCTGATCGGCTACACGATTGCACCGAATTCACGCTTCGTCTGCGCGGCGCCCGCGCTGATCAGGCGAATCGGTACGCCGGATTCTCCGGAAGAGTTGAGCAAACTGCCCTGCATCGTACTGCGTGAGAACAACGAAGATGTTTCGCTGTGGCAGTTCAGCAAGGGCCGCACGCGCCGGAGCGTGCGCGTATCCGCTCATTTAAGCTGCAACGACGGCGACGTGATCCGCCAGTGGGCATGCGAAGGACGCGGCGTGATCCTGCGCTCCGAATGGGACGTGGCCGAAGACATCGCGAAGGGCAAGCTCGTCCGTCTGCTGCCCGGATGGAAAGCGCCGGATGCCGACGTCATGGCGCTAACGCACCAGCGCGCGGGCCTGCCGGCGCGTACGCGTCATTTCATGCAGTATCTGCAAAGCAGGTTCAGGCCGCAGCCGCCCTGGCGGCGATGA
- a CDS encoding HAD family hydrolase — protein sequence MTLAPVPAAYPKAVLFDLLTALLDSWTSWNRAAGSEQAGRAWRAAYLRLTYGCGSYIAYEQLVREAAAQVGLPESAALALEADWLTLTPWSGALDALQTLAPHCKLAVVTNCSTRLGEQAAHLLPVRWDTIVTAEEAGVYKPDPLPYRLALEKLGVQAHEAAFVAGSSYDMFGTAAVGLRTYWHNRVGLPLVDGAQAPELESPTLDKLVPWVARFGANQHDHA from the coding sequence ATGACTCTTGCCCCCGTGCCTGCCGCCTATCCCAAAGCGGTCCTGTTCGATCTTCTGACCGCCCTGCTCGACTCGTGGACCTCATGGAATCGCGCGGCCGGTTCCGAACAGGCGGGCCGGGCATGGCGCGCCGCCTATCTGCGGCTGACCTACGGCTGCGGCTCGTACATTGCGTATGAACAACTGGTGCGCGAAGCGGCCGCACAAGTCGGCCTGCCCGAATCAGCCGCGCTCGCGCTCGAAGCGGACTGGCTGACGCTTACGCCGTGGAGCGGCGCCCTCGACGCGCTGCAAACGCTCGCCCCGCATTGCAAGCTGGCGGTCGTCACCAACTGCTCCACGCGTCTCGGCGAACAGGCGGCTCATCTGCTGCCGGTACGCTGGGACACGATCGTCACCGCCGAAGAGGCCGGCGTGTACAAGCCGGACCCGCTGCCCTACCGCCTCGCGCTCGAAAAACTCGGCGTGCAAGCTCACGAAGCGGCGTTCGTGGCCGGCTCCAGCTACGACATGTTCGGCACCGCCGCCGTCGGCTTGCGGACGTATTGGCACAACCGCGTCGGCCTGCCGCTCGTAGACGGCGCGCAGGCACCCGAACTCGAGTCGCCGACGCTCGACAAACTTGTCCCGTGGGTCGCTCGCTTCGGCGCAAACCAGCATGACCACGCATAA
- a CDS encoding DSD1 family PLP-dependent enzyme: MKLDQIETPAALIDIARMQRNIARMQGRMNTLGVAFRPHVKTTKCIDVVRAQIAAGARGITVSTLKEAEAFFAAGVDDILYAVSMVPSKLPRALALRRQGCNLKLVVDNPTAASAIAAFGDQHGETFEVWIEVDTDGHRSGITPEQDTLLEVGRILHDNGVEVGGVMTHAGSSYELDTPEALAALAEQERAGCVRAAQRLREAGIACPAVSVGSTPTALAATQLEGVTEVRAGVYVLFDLVMHNVGVCALDDIALSVLATVIGHQADKGWAILDAGWMAMSRDRGTSKQSHDFAYGQPCLLNGTALRGYVVSGANQEHGILSPTADNADAHDDVTQRFPIGMKLRILPNHACATGAQFPEYYAVAPDGNSVEWRRFHGW; this comes from the coding sequence ATGAAACTCGACCAGATTGAAACTCCAGCCGCGTTGATCGACATCGCACGAATGCAAAGGAACATCGCGCGAATGCAAGGGCGTATGAACACGCTCGGCGTTGCGTTTCGTCCGCACGTGAAGACCACCAAATGCATCGACGTGGTCCGCGCGCAGATCGCCGCCGGCGCGCGTGGCATCACGGTGTCCACATTGAAAGAAGCCGAGGCGTTCTTCGCCGCCGGTGTCGACGATATTCTTTACGCCGTCAGCATGGTCCCGTCGAAGCTGCCACGAGCGCTCGCGCTGCGCCGCCAGGGCTGCAATCTGAAGCTGGTGGTCGACAATCCGACCGCCGCCTCGGCCATCGCCGCATTCGGCGATCAGCACGGAGAAACCTTCGAGGTGTGGATCGAAGTGGATACGGACGGGCACCGTTCAGGCATCACACCGGAACAGGACACACTGCTCGAAGTCGGCCGGATTCTGCACGACAACGGTGTCGAGGTGGGCGGTGTGATGACCCATGCCGGTTCGAGCTACGAGCTCGATACGCCCGAAGCACTCGCCGCGCTTGCCGAGCAGGAACGCGCCGGCTGCGTGCGGGCCGCACAGCGGCTGCGCGAAGCCGGCATTGCCTGCCCGGCGGTCAGCGTCGGCTCGACGCCGACTGCCCTCGCTGCCACGCAGTTAGAGGGCGTCACGGAAGTGCGCGCCGGCGTGTACGTGCTGTTCGACCTCGTCATGCACAACGTCGGCGTGTGCGCGCTCGACGACATCGCGCTCAGCGTGCTCGCCACCGTGATCGGCCATCAGGCGGACAAGGGCTGGGCGATTCTCGACGCGGGCTGGATGGCGATGAGCCGCGATCGCGGCACGTCGAAGCAGTCGCACGATTTCGCCTATGGCCAGCCGTGCCTGCTGAACGGCACGGCGCTGCGCGGCTACGTAGTCAGCGGCGCCAACCAGGAGCACGGCATTCTCTCGCCGACCGCGGACAACGCGGACGCCCACGACGATGTCACACAGCGCTTTCCGATCGGCATGAAACTGCGCATTCTGCCCAATCACGCGTGCGCTACCGGCGCGCAGTTTCCCGAGTATTACGCGGTGGCGCCGGACGGCAACAGCGTGGAGTGGCGGCGCTTTCACGGCTGGTGA
- the hpaR gene encoding homoprotocatechuate degradation operon regulator HpaR: MLLLRAREKMMERFRPLITAHGLTEQQWRVIRALNEHGPMEPRHISDICTISSPSMAGVLARMESMELVTKERFAEDQRRVLVSLTDTSAELVRVISKDLEAHYRELERKVGPEIVERVYRAVDDLLAGLEEEEE, translated from the coding sequence ATGCTGTTGCTGCGCGCCAGAGAAAAAATGATGGAGCGGTTTCGTCCGCTGATTACCGCGCATGGATTGACCGAACAGCAGTGGCGCGTGATTCGCGCGCTCAATGAGCACGGCCCGATGGAACCGCGCCATATCTCCGATATCTGCACGATTTCGAGCCCGAGCATGGCCGGCGTGCTCGCGCGCATGGAGAGCATGGAACTGGTGACCAAAGAGCGTTTCGCCGAAGACCAGCGGCGTGTGCTGGTGTCGCTCACGGACACGAGCGCGGAATTAGTGCGCGTGATTTCAAAGGATCTCGAAGCGCATTACCGCGAGCTGGAGCGCAAGGTGGGACCGGAGATCGTCGAGCGCGTGTATCGCGCGGTGGACGATCTCCTGGCGGGTCTGGAGGAAGAGGAGGAGTGA
- a CDS encoding fumarylacetoacetate hydrolase family protein, which produces MFALADHLLHPEGEALPRDVDARAAAALLARGMACRAPVRGAVYGTLLNDRAALAALGDAVHAAPYKAPPQAPVLYLKPRNTLAGHRARVGVPDDALGVEVGASLGIVVGRTATRVGVAQAFDYIAGYTLVADLSVPHASVYRPSVRFRARDGFCVVGPVVVASHHVATPDNLAIRVQLGSRDAFTASTASSVRNVAQLVADVTDFMTLSAGDVITLGVPHGSPVAHIGDTATLSIGAMPPLTVSFVGPEEHEGEQP; this is translated from the coding sequence ATGTTTGCACTTGCCGATCATCTGCTGCATCCCGAGGGCGAAGCGCTGCCGCGCGACGTGGACGCGCGCGCCGCGGCCGCGCTGCTAGCACGCGGCATGGCCTGCCGCGCGCCGGTTCGCGGCGCTGTCTATGGAACCTTGCTGAACGACCGCGCCGCGCTTGCGGCGCTGGGCGATGCGGTGCACGCGGCCCCGTATAAAGCGCCGCCACAAGCGCCGGTGCTCTATCTGAAGCCGCGCAATACGCTCGCCGGGCATCGCGCGCGGGTCGGCGTGCCGGACGATGCGTTGGGCGTGGAAGTCGGCGCGTCGCTTGGCATCGTGGTCGGCCGCACTGCAACAAGGGTCGGCGTGGCACAGGCGTTCGACTATATCGCCGGTTACACGCTGGTCGCCGATCTCAGCGTGCCGCATGCGAGCGTCTACCGGCCGTCGGTGCGATTCCGGGCGCGCGATGGTTTCTGCGTCGTCGGGCCGGTCGTGGTTGCGTCGCATCATGTTGCGACGCCGGACAACCTGGCGATCCGGGTTCAGCTCGGGTCACGAGACGCGTTCACGGCGAGCACCGCGTCGTCGGTACGCAACGTCGCGCAATTGGTCGCGGACGTCACCGATTTCATGACGCTCAGCGCGGGCGACGTCATCACGCTCGGCGTGCCGCATGGTTCGCCTGTCGCGCATATCGGCGACACAGCCACGCTCTCGATCGGCGCCATGCCGCCGCTCACGGTGTCGTTCGTCGGCCCCGAAGAACACGAAGGGGAACAGCCATGA
- a CDS encoding fumarylacetoacetate hydrolase family protein translates to MMRGRVAYAGAIHEAYPDANGVRLADGRVRREDEVVWLAPIEVGTIFALGLNYAEHAKELQFNKQEEPLVFLKGPGTVIGHRGVTRRPADVTFMHYECELAVVIGQTAKNVKRDNAMQHVAGYMIANDYAIRDYLENYYRPNLRVKNRDGGTVLGPWFVDAADVEDVTQLELRTFVNGTRQQHGNTRDLVTGIPALIEYLSSFMTLAPGDVILTGTPEGIVNVNAGDEVVCEIDGLGRLVNTIACDADFNRA, encoded by the coding sequence ATGATGCGCGGCCGCGTTGCATATGCAGGCGCGATTCACGAAGCCTATCCCGACGCCAATGGCGTGCGTCTCGCCGATGGCCGCGTGCGTCGCGAGGACGAAGTCGTGTGGCTGGCGCCAATCGAAGTCGGCACGATCTTCGCGCTCGGCCTGAACTACGCCGAGCATGCGAAGGAATTGCAGTTCAACAAGCAGGAAGAGCCGCTCGTGTTTCTCAAGGGACCGGGCACGGTGATCGGTCATCGCGGCGTGACGCGCCGCCCCGCCGACGTCACCTTCATGCACTACGAGTGCGAACTGGCGGTGGTGATCGGGCAAACCGCGAAGAACGTGAAACGCGACAACGCCATGCAGCATGTGGCGGGCTACATGATCGCCAACGACTACGCGATCCGCGACTACCTGGAAAACTATTACCGCCCCAACCTGCGCGTGAAGAATCGCGACGGCGGCACAGTGCTCGGCCCCTGGTTCGTCGACGCCGCCGACGTCGAAGACGTGACGCAACTCGAATTACGCACGTTCGTGAACGGCACGCGTCAGCAACACGGCAACACGCGCGATCTCGTCACCGGCATCCCGGCGCTGATCGAATACCTGAGCAGCTTCATGACCCTCGCGCCCGGCGACGTGATCCTGACCGGCACGCCGGAAGGCATCGTCAACGTCAATGCGGGCGACGAAGTGGTCTGCGAAATCGACGGCCTGGGCCGTCTCGTCAATACGATTGCGTGTGACGCGGACTTCAACCGCGCCTGA
- the hpaE gene encoding 5-carboxymethyl-2-hydroxymuconate semialdehyde dehydrogenase has product MRIEHLINGKASAAKDYFETVNPATQEVLAEVARGGAEEVDAAVRAAKDAFPAWAAKPAAERAKLVRKLGELIAKNVPDISETETKDTGQTISQTRKQLVPRAADNFSYFAEMCTRVDGHTYPTDTHLNYTLFHPVGVCALISPWNVPFMTATWKVAPCLAFGNTAVLKMSELSPLTASMLGNLALEAGIPAGVLNVVHGFGKDTGEPLVAHPDVHAVSFTGSTATGNRIVQTAGLKKFSMELGGKSPFVIFDDADFERALDAAVFMIFSNNGERCTAGSRILVQRSIYARFAERFIERAKRLTVGDPLADSTIVGPMISQGHLAKVRSYIELGPKEGATLACGGLDMPELPDAMRKGNFVQPTVFVDVDNRMRIAQEEIFGPVACLIPFDDEADAIKLANDISYGLSSYIWTENTGRALRVAAAVEAGMCFVNSQNVRDLRQPFGGTKASGVGREGGTWSYEVFLEPKNVCVSLGSHHIPRWGA; this is encoded by the coding sequence ATGCGAATCGAACATCTGATCAACGGCAAAGCGAGCGCGGCGAAAGACTACTTCGAAACAGTCAATCCGGCCACGCAAGAAGTCCTCGCCGAAGTCGCGCGCGGCGGTGCGGAAGAAGTCGACGCCGCCGTGCGCGCCGCCAAAGACGCCTTTCCCGCGTGGGCCGCCAAGCCCGCCGCGGAACGCGCGAAGCTGGTGCGCAAGCTCGGCGAACTGATCGCGAAGAACGTGCCCGATATCTCCGAGACCGAAACGAAAGACACCGGCCAGACGATCTCGCAAACGCGCAAGCAACTCGTGCCGCGCGCCGCCGACAACTTCAGCTACTTCGCCGAGATGTGCACGCGCGTCGACGGCCATACGTATCCGACCGATACGCATCTGAACTACACGCTGTTCCATCCGGTCGGCGTGTGCGCGCTGATCTCGCCATGGAACGTGCCGTTCATGACGGCCACCTGGAAAGTCGCGCCCTGTCTCGCGTTCGGCAATACCGCTGTCCTGAAGATGAGCGAGCTCTCGCCGCTCACCGCCTCGATGCTCGGCAACCTCGCGCTCGAAGCCGGCATCCCGGCCGGCGTGCTGAACGTGGTGCACGGTTTCGGCAAGGACACCGGCGAGCCGCTGGTCGCGCATCCGGACGTGCATGCCGTATCGTTCACGGGCTCGACCGCAACCGGCAACCGCATCGTGCAAACCGCGGGATTGAAGAAGTTTTCGATGGAACTCGGCGGCAAGTCGCCCTTCGTGATTTTCGACGACGCCGATTTCGAACGCGCACTCGACGCCGCCGTATTCATGATCTTCTCGAACAACGGCGAACGCTGCACGGCGGGCTCGCGCATTCTCGTGCAGCGCTCTATTTACGCACGCTTTGCCGAACGTTTCATTGAGCGCGCAAAGCGTTTGACAGTGGGCGATCCGCTGGCCGACAGCACCATTGTCGGCCCCATGATCAGTCAGGGCCATCTGGCGAAGGTGCGCAGCTATATCGAACTCGGCCCGAAAGAAGGAGCGACGCTCGCGTGCGGCGGCCTCGACATGCCGGAGTTGCCCGACGCCATGCGCAAAGGCAACTTCGTTCAACCAACTGTATTCGTCGATGTGGACAACCGCATGCGCATCGCGCAGGAAGAGATCTTCGGCCCGGTCGCCTGCCTGATTCCCTTCGACGACGAAGCCGACGCGATCAAACTCGCCAACGACATCTCTTACGGACTGTCGAGCTATATCTGGACCGAGAACACGGGTCGTGCGTTACGTGTCGCCGCCGCCGTCGAAGCCGGCATGTGCTTCGTCAACAGCCAGAACGTGCGCGACTTGCGCCAGCCGTTCGGCGGCACCAAGGCATCGGGCGTGGGCCGCGAAGGCGGCACGTGGAGCTATGAAGTGTTTCTCGAACCGAAGAATGTTTGCGTGTCGCTGGGCTCGCATCACATTCCGCGCTGGGGCGCTTGA
- the hpaD gene encoding 3,4-dihydroxyphenylacetate 2,3-dioxygenase — MGKLALAAKVTHVPSLYLSELDGPHKGCRQPAIDGHHEIGRRCRELGVDTIVVFDVHWLVNSEYHINCAPKFEGVYTSNELPHFIKNMPYAYPGNVELGNLIAEVANEMGVKSRAHSETTLELEYGTLVPMRYMNGDQHFKTVSVAGWCMWHDLDTSARFGLAVRKAIEERYDGTVAILASGSLSHHFANNGTAEQFMHKVWSPFLEQMDRKVVELWEAGDWKTFCEMLPLYNEKCWGEGGMHDTAMLLGALGWDRYDGKAEVVTPYFGSSGTGQINAIFPVTPLPA; from the coding sequence ATGGGCAAACTCGCGCTGGCAGCAAAAGTGACTCACGTCCCGTCGTTATATCTGTCCGAACTCGACGGTCCGCATAAAGGCTGCCGTCAGCCGGCTATCGACGGCCATCATGAAATCGGCCGGCGTTGCCGCGAACTCGGCGTGGATACGATCGTCGTGTTCGACGTGCATTGGCTCGTGAACAGCGAATACCACATCAATTGCGCGCCGAAATTCGAAGGCGTCTACACGAGCAACGAGCTGCCGCATTTCATCAAGAACATGCCGTACGCGTATCCGGGCAATGTGGAACTCGGCAATCTGATCGCGGAAGTCGCCAACGAAATGGGCGTGAAAAGCCGCGCGCACAGCGAGACCACTCTCGAACTCGAATACGGCACGCTGGTGCCGATGCGTTATATGAATGGCGATCAGCATTTCAAGACCGTCTCGGTAGCGGGCTGGTGCATGTGGCACGACCTCGACACCAGTGCGCGCTTCGGCCTCGCGGTGCGCAAGGCCATCGAAGAGCGTTATGACGGCACCGTGGCGATTCTGGCGAGCGGATCGCTCAGCCACCACTTCGCCAACAACGGCACGGCCGAGCAGTTCATGCACAAGGTGTGGAGTCCGTTTCTCGAACAGATGGACCGCAAGGTGGTCGAATTGTGGGAAGCCGGCGACTGGAAAACCTTCTGCGAGATGCTGCCGCTCTACAACGAAAAATGCTGGGGCGAAGGCGGCATGCACGACACCGCGATGCTGCTCGGCGCGCTTGGCTGGGACCGATACGACGGCAAGGCGGAAGTCGTCACGCCGTATTTCGGCAGTTCGGGCACCGGCCAGATCAACGCGATCTTCCCCGTTACGCCGCTACCCGCCTGA
- a CDS encoding 5-carboxymethyl-2-hydroxymuconate Delta-isomerase translates to MPHLTLEYSANLAGAESIGQLCQALAQCLEAQREDEQRIYPLGGIRVRALRCEQYCIADGRADAAFLHANLKIGAGRSEAAKKATGEALFALIKQHFAAEFERHGLALSLEINEFSEAGTWKHNNLHARLKAE, encoded by the coding sequence GTGCCGCATCTGACACTCGAATACAGCGCCAATCTCGCCGGCGCAGAAAGCATCGGCCAACTGTGCCAGGCGCTCGCGCAGTGCCTCGAAGCGCAACGCGAGGACGAACAGCGCATCTATCCGTTGGGCGGAATCCGCGTGCGCGCGTTGCGCTGCGAACAGTACTGCATCGCCGACGGCCGCGCCGACGCCGCTTTCTTGCATGCGAACCTGAAGATCGGCGCGGGCCGCTCCGAGGCCGCAAAAAAAGCCACCGGCGAGGCGCTATTCGCGCTGATCAAGCAACACTTTGCCGCTGAATTCGAACGGCACGGACTGGCTTTATCGCTGGAGATCAATGAATTCAGCGAAGCCGGTACGTGGAAACACAACAACCTGCACGCACGCCTGAAGGCTGAATAG
- the hpaH gene encoding 2-oxo-hept-4-ene-1,7-dioate hydratase → MLDEQTIRDLAAQLDHAEKTRTQLRHFSAAYPQMTVQDGYAIQREWVKLKLAEGHVIKGRKIGLTSRAMQRSSQIDEPDYAPLLDSMFIENGQDIRADRFIAPRVEVELAFVLSKPLKGPGVTLFDVLDATAYVTPAVEIIDARIEQFDRETKAPRKVYDTISDFAANAGIVLGGRPVRPLDVDLRWVGALLYKNGAVEESGLAAAVLNHPATGVAWLANKIAAYDESLNANDVILSGSFTSPIVARAGDTFHVDYGPLGGIGLNFI, encoded by the coding sequence ATGCTAGACGAACAGACGATCCGCGACCTCGCGGCACAACTCGACCACGCCGAGAAAACACGCACGCAACTGCGCCACTTCTCCGCCGCGTATCCGCAGATGACCGTGCAGGACGGCTATGCGATTCAACGCGAGTGGGTCAAGCTCAAACTCGCCGAGGGCCACGTGATCAAGGGCCGCAAAATCGGCCTCACCTCGCGCGCGATGCAGCGCTCGTCGCAGATCGACGAGCCCGACTACGCGCCGCTGCTAGACAGCATGTTTATCGAAAACGGCCAGGACATTCGCGCGGACCGCTTCATCGCGCCGCGTGTGGAAGTCGAACTGGCCTTCGTGTTGAGCAAGCCACTGAAGGGTCCCGGCGTCACACTGTTCGATGTGCTGGACGCAACCGCTTACGTGACGCCGGCGGTGGAAATCATCGACGCGCGCATCGAACAGTTCGACCGCGAAACCAAAGCCCCGCGCAAGGTCTATGACACGATTTCCGACTTCGCGGCGAACGCGGGCATCGTGCTGGGCGGTCGTCCGGTGCGTCCGCTGGATGTCGACCTGCGCTGGGTCGGCGCGTTGCTCTACAAGAACGGCGCGGTCGAAGAAAGCGGCCTGGCGGCCGCCGTGCTGAATCATCCGGCCACCGGTGTGGCCTGGCTTGCCAACAAGATAGCTGCATACGATGAATCGCTCAACGCAAACGACGTAATCCTGAGCGGCTCGTTCACCAGCCCGATCGTCGCGCGCGCGGGCGACACGTTCCATGTCGACTACGGTCCGCTGGGCGGCATCGGTTTGAATTTCATCTGA
- the hpaI gene encoding 4-hydroxy-2-oxoheptanedioate aldolase, with translation MSLPLNNFKRALAEGKPQFGLWAALADAYVTELLATAGFDWLLIDNEHAPNDVRSTLAQLQAVAAYASHPVVRPVRSDSALIKQLLDIGAQTLLLPMIDTAEQAADAVAATRYPPQGIRGVGSALARASRWNRIPDYLNTAADELCVLVQVESVQGMENLSAIAAVDGVDGVFFGPSDLSASMGLLGKPGDASVREAIRNGIQTVLRAGKAAGVLAPDPAIAADYLEAGATFVAVGTDTGLLSRAAADLAASYKKTATMAASPKGGY, from the coding sequence ATGTCCCTGCCGCTTAACAACTTCAAGCGCGCGCTTGCCGAAGGCAAACCGCAATTCGGCCTGTGGGCCGCACTCGCCGACGCCTACGTGACCGAGTTGCTGGCCACCGCCGGCTTCGACTGGCTGCTGATCGATAACGAGCACGCTCCCAACGACGTGCGCAGCACGCTCGCGCAATTGCAGGCGGTGGCCGCGTATGCGTCGCATCCGGTGGTGCGTCCGGTGCGCAGCGACAGCGCGCTGATCAAGCAATTACTCGACATCGGCGCGCAGACTCTGTTGCTGCCGATGATCGACACCGCCGAACAGGCCGCCGACGCGGTCGCGGCCACGCGCTATCCGCCGCAAGGCATTCGCGGCGTGGGCAGTGCCTTGGCGCGCGCATCGCGCTGGAACCGGATACCGGATTACCTGAACACGGCCGCCGACGAGTTGTGCGTGCTGGTGCAGGTGGAAAGCGTGCAGGGCATGGAGAATCTGTCTGCGATCGCGGCAGTGGACGGCGTCGACGGTGTGTTTTTCGGTCCATCGGACCTCAGCGCGTCGATGGGTTTGCTCGGCAAACCCGGCGACGCCAGCGTGCGCGAAGCGATTCGCAACGGCATCCAGACCGTGCTGCGCGCGGGTAAAGCGGCCGGCGTGCTCGCGCCCGACCCGGCGATTGCCGCCGACTACCTCGAAGCGGGCGCGACTTTTGTGGCAGTCGGCACGGACACGGGTTTGCTGAGCCGCGCGGCGGCGGACCTGGCGGCGTCGTATAAAAAGACTGCGACGATGGCGGCATCGCCCAAAGGCGGATACTGA